One segment of Agrococcus sp. ProA11 DNA contains the following:
- a CDS encoding serine/threonine-protein kinase, which yields MSPKRAPSAPPQLPGYDYLSLLGSGGFADVFLYQQLLPSRQVAVKVLLPDAVNRELLENFRHEANVMAQLSTHPSIVTIYGAAVAPDGRPYLEMEYCPRPNLGVRYRRERFSVPEVLTLGVQIAGAIETAHRAGILHRDVKPANILVTAYNRPALTDFGIATSAGGADDTSGMSIPWSPPEAFLERPASSPASDVFSLAATLFTLLAGRTPFELPGGSNTSVDLIDRIQRGDIAPLARHDVPQRLEAVLASAMDPEPSRRHRSAMAFGRALQQVEAEMALPVTPLDVLDDSLDAEEVDEEDGGATRIRGVVSIDPHAGDVAPSHPSSMAGARPSPGALTDATIRRAPTEARAAPASAPAAPDAPPIRSKRASLVAVLGSAVVAALGIGIVWLALTAGNQPPPQANPSQSVAPPAAPQRPSAPINVAGTVDGETVTFTWTNAQPQPGDTFQYRYERSDADPITAHVSTESVTLERDSDGESCILVRLVREDGRSSNDTEGCGIG from the coding sequence GTGAGCCCCAAGCGCGCGCCCTCCGCGCCACCCCAGCTGCCCGGCTACGACTACCTCTCGCTGCTCGGCTCCGGCGGCTTCGCCGACGTGTTCCTCTACCAGCAGCTCCTGCCGTCGCGGCAGGTCGCGGTGAAGGTGCTGCTGCCGGATGCCGTGAACCGCGAGCTGCTCGAGAACTTCCGGCACGAGGCCAACGTCATGGCCCAGCTCTCGACCCACCCGTCGATCGTGACGATCTACGGGGCGGCGGTCGCGCCCGACGGCCGCCCGTACCTCGAGATGGAGTACTGCCCCCGGCCGAACCTCGGCGTGCGCTACCGACGCGAGCGCTTCTCCGTGCCGGAGGTGCTCACGCTCGGGGTGCAGATCGCCGGGGCCATCGAGACAGCGCACCGCGCGGGTATCCTGCACCGCGACGTCAAGCCCGCGAACATCCTCGTCACCGCCTACAACCGACCGGCGCTCACCGACTTCGGCATCGCCACCAGCGCCGGGGGTGCCGACGACACGAGCGGGATGTCGATCCCGTGGTCGCCGCCGGAGGCGTTCCTCGAGCGTCCGGCCTCGAGCCCGGCGTCCGACGTCTTCTCGCTCGCGGCGACGCTGTTCACGCTGCTGGCGGGCAGGACGCCGTTCGAGCTGCCGGGCGGCAGCAACACGAGCGTCGACCTCATCGACCGCATCCAGCGCGGCGACATCGCGCCGCTGGCACGCCACGACGTGCCGCAGCGGCTGGAGGCGGTGCTCGCTTCCGCGATGGACCCGGAGCCCTCGCGCCGCCATCGGTCCGCCATGGCGTTCGGTCGCGCGCTGCAGCAGGTCGAGGCCGAGATGGCACTGCCCGTCACTCCCCTCGACGTGCTCGACGACTCGCTCGACGCCGAGGAGGTCGACGAGGAGGACGGCGGCGCGACGCGCATCCGCGGGGTGGTCTCGATCGACCCGCATGCGGGCGACGTCGCCCCCTCGCATCCCAGCAGCATGGCGGGCGCGCGGCCGTCGCCCGGCGCGCTCACGGATGCCACGATCCGTCGTGCCCCGACCGAGGCGCGCGCAGCACCGGCGTCCGCTCCGGCCGCACCGGACGCGCCGCCGATCCGCTCGAAGCGCGCATCGCTGGTCGCCGTGCTCGGCAGCGCAGTGGTCGCGGCGCTCGGCATCGGCATCGTGTGGCTCGCGCTGACGGCGGGCAACCAGCCGCCGCCGCAGGCGAACCCCTCGCAGTCGGTCGCGCCACCGGCAGCGCCGCAGCGGCCCAGCGCGCCGATCAACGTCGCCGGCACCGTCGACGGCGAGACCGTCACGTTCACCTGGACGAATGCCCAGCCGCAGCCGGGAGACACGTTCCAGTATCGGTATGAGCGCAGCGACGCGGATCCGATCACCGCGCATGTGTCGACCGAGTCGGTCACGCTCGAGCGCGACAGCGACGGCGAGTCGTGCATCCTGGTGCGTCTCGTGCGCGAGGACGGACGATCGTCGAACGACACGGAGGGGTGCGGCATTGGCTGA
- a CDS encoding FHA domain-containing protein, translating into MSAPAQRAHIDYAPGEAWCVAAGRVVLVCERDLEPGSAAALHAASASVDTLDALRSLLDSEPSALTGLVDLDDRRAMLRRHGVPATAGDAQLDDRFGAEWSLDEIDATAPVEAGDLGALATRTLPLDGGVVRVSAVRVHPRTATFRQTLPPAAPTEAVVAPPAASPLDRGLIDSVPGFIKPAVDLHGSTTAAPPAAAPVAPALPSAPAVPSAPAADAAAGETGDHDGMTITAAEARRLQEERERRQEAAPATGPLVLSALCPDGHVNAPGSVRCTLCGAPVDERTAAQRARPEVAVAVLPSGERVPLGRGVVIGRRPRSRRVESGRVPRLATVDSPSEDVSRSHVELRVEDWNLVAIDLSSTNGTLLLREGAAPQRLRPEAATILQLGDRLDLGDAQIITVEAAP; encoded by the coding sequence ATGAGTGCTCCTGCGCAGCGAGCGCACATCGACTACGCGCCCGGCGAGGCCTGGTGCGTCGCAGCGGGCCGAGTTGTGCTCGTGTGCGAGCGCGACCTCGAGCCGGGCTCTGCGGCAGCGCTGCACGCCGCGAGCGCCTCGGTCGACACGCTCGACGCGCTGCGCTCGCTGCTGGACTCGGAGCCCAGCGCGCTCACAGGGCTCGTCGACCTCGACGATCGCCGCGCGATGCTGCGACGTCATGGCGTGCCGGCGACGGCGGGCGACGCCCAGCTCGACGACCGCTTCGGTGCCGAGTGGTCGCTCGACGAGATCGACGCGACCGCGCCAGTGGAGGCCGGCGACCTGGGCGCGCTCGCGACCCGCACGCTGCCGCTCGACGGCGGTGTCGTCCGAGTGTCGGCCGTGCGGGTGCATCCGCGGACCGCGACGTTCCGGCAGACCCTGCCGCCCGCCGCACCGACCGAGGCGGTCGTCGCCCCGCCGGCGGCGAGCCCGCTCGATCGCGGTCTGATCGATTCCGTGCCGGGTTTCATCAAGCCGGCCGTCGATCTGCACGGCTCGACGACGGCCGCGCCGCCTGCGGCAGCACCGGTCGCGCCCGCACTGCCGTCTGCGCCCGCCGTGCCGTCTGCTCCGGCTGCAGATGCCGCAGCAGGCGAGACGGGCGACCACGACGGCATGACCATCACCGCAGCCGAGGCGCGACGGCTGCAGGAGGAGCGCGAGCGACGCCAGGAGGCGGCGCCTGCGACCGGACCACTCGTGCTCTCCGCACTCTGCCCCGACGGCCACGTCAACGCCCCCGGCAGCGTGCGGTGCACGCTCTGCGGAGCACCGGTCGACGAGCGGACCGCGGCGCAGCGGGCTCGCCCCGAGGTGGCGGTGGCGGTGCTGCCCTCCGGCGAGCGCGTCCCGCTCGGTCGCGGTGTCGTGATCGGGCGCCGCCCGCGCTCGCGCCGCGTCGAGTCCGGTCGAGTGCCGAGGCTGGCGACCGTCGACAGCCCGAGCGAGGATGTATCGCGCAGCCATGTCGAGCTGCGTGTCGAGGACTGGAACCTCGTCGCCATCGATCTCAGCTCGACGAACGGCACGCTGCTGCTGCGCGAAGGCGCGGCGCCGCAGCGACTCCGCCCTGAGGCCGCCACGATCCTGCAGCTCGGCGATCGGCTCGACCTGGGAGACGCGCAGATCATCACCGTCGAGGCGGCACCGTGA
- a CDS encoding protein phosphatase 2C domain-containing protein: MSAVGEFRYSHPSISLRWAGATHPGLRRTVNEDSVFASFPVFVVADGMGGHAAGDVASTLAVEAFRSLRGRTLADVARVESALERAFDSMREHARAAQLGGSTLSGAVLVDVGGIAHWLILNIGDSRTYLYERGELQQVTVDHSMVQELVEAGALRSSDARTHPHRNVITRALGAGRRQSADVWLRPAERGQRMLVCSDGLTGEVEDGEIAEILDDVSSPAPAAALLLRRALDAGAPDNVSVVVVDVDAVELADEDLFDTHAQKLDDTLPREARP, encoded by the coding sequence GTGAGCGCCGTCGGCGAGTTCCGATACAGCCATCCCTCCATCTCGCTCCGTTGGGCTGGAGCCACGCACCCCGGCCTGCGTCGGACGGTGAACGAGGACTCGGTGTTCGCGTCGTTCCCCGTCTTCGTGGTGGCGGACGGCATGGGCGGTCACGCCGCCGGTGACGTCGCGAGCACGCTCGCGGTGGAGGCGTTCCGCAGTCTGCGCGGCCGTACGCTCGCCGATGTCGCGCGCGTCGAATCGGCGCTGGAGCGCGCCTTCGACTCCATGCGCGAGCACGCTCGGGCCGCGCAGCTCGGCGGTTCGACGCTCTCGGGCGCGGTGCTCGTCGATGTCGGCGGCATCGCCCACTGGCTGATCCTCAATATCGGTGACTCCCGCACGTACCTGTATGAGCGCGGCGAGCTGCAGCAGGTCACCGTCGATCACTCGATGGTGCAGGAGCTGGTCGAGGCCGGCGCGCTGCGCAGCAGCGATGCGCGCACGCACCCGCACCGCAACGTGATCACGCGGGCGCTCGGCGCGGGGCGGCGACAGAGCGCCGACGTGTGGCTCCGCCCGGCGGAGCGGGGGCAGCGCATGCTCGTGTGCTCCGACGGCCTGACGGGCGAGGTGGAGGATGGCGAGATCGCCGAGATCCTCGATGACGTCTCCTCGCCGGCGCCCGCGGCGGCGCTGCTGCTCCGTCGTGCGCTCGACGCGGGTGCCCCCGACAACGTCTCCGTCGTGGTCGTGGACGTGGATGCGGTGGAGCTCGCCGACGAGGACCTCTTCGACACCCACGCGCAGAAGCTCGACGACACGCTCCCGAGGGAGGCGCGGCCATGA
- a CDS encoding RDD family protein gives MIWEIQDDRKVIEGLDEDGRPDPAYAAALGLRPAPLGRRAVASLIEFAVYALLQLPYWLVALPSLLKVATGAIAPAGLVSHPNFVWMVVATAVSTVLSIAFVIVQLVLHGRRGVTLGKAFTGIRSVNVATLAQPRFGRALLRATVLYASFLVPLIGPLLVFLSPLFDSERRGRGWLDKVGATWFVDTKLGLDPYHEKRMRIARKTVNAEPEAARSELPSLATPADRTGHAYRPGARTSAGVVGVARPEAQGREPVGLAGRPPVEPSPHTTPGTATGAARAGGYRPGELSGRAAAPGQSREQRAPGVERTPAASIGGIVDSVPGRESAREQPPAAPSATTPQSAPPTAPQPAPQRAPQRAPQPARGAVPFSEDTILELDVDSGAGDDIDDSTVRRVDAVDHDDDLDATRARPRARATVATLAFDSGDRCSITGSALIGRNPAAAAGEIVERLLPVVDETRSISKTHLLITADPLAAVDRASTNGSTVVRAGVEHVLAPGQAFALAAGDVVRFGDRAVTIEPGSGGGAP, from the coding sequence ATGATCTGGGAGATCCAGGACGACCGGAAGGTCATCGAGGGCCTCGATGAGGATGGCCGGCCCGACCCCGCGTACGCCGCTGCGCTCGGGCTCCGGCCCGCGCCGCTGGGACGCCGGGCGGTCGCGTCTCTCATCGAGTTCGCGGTCTACGCCCTCCTGCAGCTGCCGTACTGGCTGGTCGCGCTGCCGAGCTTGCTGAAGGTCGCCACCGGTGCCATCGCGCCGGCCGGTCTCGTGAGCCATCCGAACTTCGTGTGGATGGTCGTGGCCACCGCGGTCTCCACCGTGCTGTCGATCGCTTTCGTGATCGTGCAGCTCGTGCTGCACGGGCGGAGAGGCGTGACGTTGGGCAAGGCCTTCACGGGCATCCGCTCCGTCAACGTCGCGACGCTCGCCCAGCCGCGCTTCGGCAGGGCGCTGCTGCGCGCGACCGTGCTGTACGCGAGCTTCCTGGTGCCGCTCATCGGTCCGCTGCTCGTGTTCCTGTCACCGCTGTTCGACAGCGAGAGGCGCGGCCGCGGCTGGCTCGACAAGGTCGGCGCGACCTGGTTCGTCGACACGAAACTGGGGCTCGATCCGTACCACGAGAAGCGGATGCGCATCGCGCGGAAGACCGTGAACGCGGAGCCCGAGGCCGCGCGCTCCGAGTTGCCGTCGCTCGCCACCCCCGCCGATCGCACGGGCCACGCCTATCGCCCCGGCGCGCGCACGAGCGCGGGCGTCGTCGGCGTCGCGCGCCCCGAGGCGCAGGGTCGGGAGCCCGTGGGGCTCGCGGGCCGGCCACCGGTCGAGCCGTCGCCGCACACCACACCAGGAACGGCGACGGGCGCCGCGCGAGCGGGGGGCTATCGACCCGGCGAGCTGAGCGGTCGTGCCGCAGCTCCCGGGCAGTCGCGCGAGCAGCGCGCACCGGGGGTCGAGCGCACACCGGCCGCGTCGATCGGCGGGATCGTCGACAGCGTGCCCGGCAGGGAGTCGGCGCGCGAGCAGCCGCCGGCTGCGCCGTCGGCGACAACGCCGCAGTCCGCGCCTCCGACCGCGCCGCAGCCGGCACCCCAGCGGGCACCCCAGCGGGCACCGCAGCCGGCCCGTGGCGCGGTGCCGTTCAGCGAGGACACGATCCTGGAGCTCGACGTCGACAGCGGTGCGGGCGACGACATCGACGACAGCACCGTGCGCCGCGTCGATGCGGTCGACCACGATGACGACCTGGATGCCACTCGCGCGCGACCGCGTGCACGCGCCACCGTCGCAACGCTCGCGTTCGACAGCGGCGACCGCTGCTCGATCACGGGCTCCGCGCTCATCGGTCGCAACCCGGCGGCCGCCGCCGGCGAGATCGTCGAGCGCTTGCTGCCGGTGGTCGACGAGACGCGCTCGATCTCGAAGACGCACCTGCTCATCACTGCCGACCCGCTTGCCGCCGTCGACCGAGCGTCGACCAACGGCTCGACCGTCGTGCGCGCGGGCGTCGAGCACGTCCTCGCACCGGGCCAGGCCTTCGCGCTCGCCGCCGGTGACGTGGTGCGATTCGGCGACCGCGCGGTCACGATCGAGCCCGGCAGCGGGGGAGGTGCGCCGTGA
- a CDS encoding transglutaminase-like domain-containing protein → MTETPLLPRTPTQALVDGAAIFALGLAATLSFGPVFGGTAYLVAGLGGTLLGIAVGVVTSLRPLRGWLLTVAGVVLALVLFGPALAVPRKTIGGILPTLDAWRELLLGVVFSWKGLLTAEPPAEGFPSLLVVPFLTLLVCSTVATVLALRLRRGAPFAMIPGVAALLVGISFGTKIAFLPAVLGIVVAGVVVAWSAWRRATWRTALNDEVEVTNDGRQRGRARRRRTRGAVGMVAAALLVAGLLSIPVQPSSRAVLRDTVQPPIELAEYPSPLAGFRNWHKSFEDSTLMTVSGMPAGGRLRLATFDYYDGTVFAVAGAQQASGSGSFARIGDEVLVQQSGTPATVRVQLQDYAGIWVPEVGYIQSLRFEGPRDDALQRSLHYNGQTGTAITLEGLGAGDSYTLEAIVPKQPEHEELDGSRISEVQVPDPAVVPDLLQAWVATRGNEGQDRLENIQNMQRLLQNGSFSHGLEDDTIPSLAGHGASRIQAMFERDVLVGDDEQYATAFALALHRINVPARVVMGLYPRDGFTGSADPVELTGGDMHAWVEVPFEGHGWVRFDPTPPEDNDDIQPEPEPEPDPKPQVLQPPQPPEEPADMSPDTVADEGQQDDEELEDTSWVVWLWLGGSVLLLLLLLASPFLVVGALKAARWRRRARAERESDRLAGGWHEVVDHAVDLGLPVPAGVTRREVAGLVEDRYPRSRATEIGEFVDEGVFGPGEPARDEVDAFWLDVERSVQGMRAEAKLSTRLRSRLSLRSFSRRRKERRRR, encoded by the coding sequence GTGACCGAGACGCCCTTGCTGCCCCGCACGCCGACGCAGGCGCTCGTCGACGGCGCCGCGATCTTCGCGCTCGGCCTCGCGGCGACGCTCTCGTTCGGTCCGGTCTTCGGCGGCACCGCCTACCTGGTCGCCGGGCTCGGCGGCACCCTGCTCGGCATCGCCGTCGGCGTCGTCACCTCGCTGCGCCCGCTGCGTGGCTGGCTGCTCACGGTCGCCGGGGTGGTGCTGGCGCTCGTGCTGTTCGGGCCGGCGCTCGCGGTGCCGCGCAAGACCATCGGCGGCATCCTCCCGACGCTCGACGCGTGGCGCGAGCTGCTGCTGGGCGTGGTCTTCTCGTGGAAGGGGCTGCTGACGGCCGAGCCGCCCGCAGAGGGCTTCCCGAGCCTGCTCGTCGTGCCGTTCCTGACGCTGCTGGTGTGCTCGACCGTCGCCACCGTGCTGGCGCTGCGGCTGCGCCGCGGAGCCCCGTTCGCGATGATCCCGGGCGTCGCCGCGCTGCTGGTCGGCATCAGCTTCGGGACCAAGATCGCCTTCCTGCCCGCGGTGCTCGGCATCGTGGTCGCGGGCGTGGTCGTCGCGTGGTCGGCGTGGCGGCGCGCGACGTGGCGGACCGCGCTCAACGACGAGGTCGAGGTCACCAACGACGGCCGTCAGCGTGGACGCGCGCGACGGCGGCGTACGCGGGGCGCCGTGGGCATGGTCGCGGCCGCGCTGCTGGTGGCGGGCCTGCTGAGCATCCCCGTGCAGCCGAGCAGCCGGGCGGTGCTCCGCGACACGGTGCAGCCGCCCATCGAGCTCGCCGAGTACCCGAGTCCGCTCGCCGGCTTCCGCAACTGGCACAAGAGCTTCGAGGACTCCACGCTCATGACCGTCAGCGGCATGCCTGCGGGCGGTCGTCTGCGGCTCGCGACCTTCGACTACTACGACGGCACCGTCTTCGCGGTGGCCGGGGCGCAGCAGGCCTCCGGCTCCGGATCGTTCGCCCGCATCGGCGACGAGGTGCTCGTGCAGCAGTCGGGCACGCCGGCGACCGTGCGGGTGCAGCTGCAGGACTATGCGGGCATCTGGGTGCCGGAGGTGGGCTACATCCAGTCGCTGCGCTTCGAGGGGCCGCGGGACGACGCGCTGCAGCGCTCGCTCCACTACAACGGCCAGACGGGCACCGCCATCACGCTCGAGGGCCTCGGCGCCGGGGACTCGTACACGCTCGAGGCGATCGTGCCGAAGCAGCCGGAGCACGAGGAGCTCGACGGGTCGAGGATCTCCGAGGTGCAGGTGCCGGATCCCGCTGTCGTGCCCGACCTGCTGCAGGCGTGGGTCGCCACGAGGGGCAACGAGGGGCAGGACCGACTCGAGAACATCCAGAACATGCAGCGGCTGCTGCAGAACGGCAGCTTCAGCCACGGCCTCGAGGACGACACGATCCCCTCGCTCGCCGGCCATGGAGCCTCGCGCATCCAGGCGATGTTCGAGCGCGACGTGCTGGTCGGCGACGACGAGCAGTACGCGACCGCCTTCGCGCTCGCGCTGCACCGCATTAACGTGCCCGCGCGCGTGGTCATGGGCCTCTACCCGAGAGACGGCTTCACCGGCAGCGCCGACCCGGTCGAGCTCACCGGTGGTGACATGCACGCGTGGGTGGAGGTGCCGTTCGAGGGCCACGGATGGGTGCGATTCGACCCGACGCCGCCGGAGGACAACGACGACATCCAGCCGGAGCCCGAGCCCGAGCCGGACCCCAAGCCGCAGGTGCTGCAGCCGCCGCAGCCGCCGGAGGAGCCGGCCGACATGTCGCCGGACACGGTGGCGGACGAGGGTCAGCAGGACGACGAGGAGCTCGAGGACACCTCCTGGGTCGTCTGGCTGTGGCTGGGTGGCTCGGTGCTGCTGCTCCTGCTGCTGCTCGCCTCGCCGTTCCTCGTGGTCGGCGCGCTCAAGGCGGCGCGGTGGCGCCGGCGGGCGCGCGCCGAGCGGGAGAGCGATCGGCTGGCCGGCGGCTGGCACGAAGTGGTCGATCACGCGGTCGACCTGGGGCTGCCGGTGCCCGCCGGTGTCACCCGCCGAGAGGTCGCCGGTCTGGTCGAGGATCGCTACCCTCGATCGAGAGCGACCGAGATCGGCGAATTCGTCGACGAAGGCGTCTTCGGCCCCGGCGAACCCGCCAGGGACGAGGTCGACGCGTTCTGGCTCGACGTGGAGCGGAGCGTGCAGGGGATGCGCGCAGAGGCGAAGCTCAGCACGCGGCTGCGGAGCAGGCTGTCGCTGCGATCGTTCTCGCGACGGAGGAAGGAGCGCAGGCGCCGATGA
- a CDS encoding DUF58 domain-containing protein, with product MTTAPARATSTPAPDPEPATATTTASGSTRLRSAVQRERPPLRRALDAAVGEESVTSAWAAASAAWLRRVVWPVLEPITGFGWAVLIGTVAALGGGIALGWKELIVIGLVGALLLIAGIAFVVGRNRYRIELDLAYTRVVVGERALGRIEIHAASQKPLLPATIEVPVGTALASFHLPRMQPGDVHEDVFAIPTSRRTILQVGPVRSVRGDPVGLLRRQVKWTDPVELYVHPKTVQLDESAPGLIRDLEGITTRDLTNSDIAFHALRDYVAGDDRRYIHWKSSARTGTLMVRQFEQTRRSVLALGLSTSPEDYGDPAEFETAISILGSLGVQAVRDEMDVVVQTSRRTLPASTGKRLLDALSGVEWSPRDDRLLDLAATIAREHAGASVIMLHAGAGVEPTLVRRARTLLPSQARVIVFTVGKGAKPRLQPMGDTMLATVGSVSDLPRVMRGVALQ from the coding sequence ATGACGACGGCGCCCGCGCGGGCGACGTCGACTCCCGCCCCTGATCCCGAGCCCGCGACCGCGACGACGACCGCATCCGGCAGCACCCGGCTGCGCAGCGCCGTGCAGCGCGAGCGCCCGCCGCTGCGGCGCGCGCTCGACGCGGCGGTCGGGGAGGAGTCGGTCACGAGCGCCTGGGCGGCGGCGTCGGCTGCGTGGCTGCGTCGTGTCGTCTGGCCGGTGCTCGAACCGATCACGGGCTTCGGCTGGGCGGTGCTGATCGGCACGGTCGCCGCGCTCGGCGGCGGCATCGCGCTGGGGTGGAAGGAGCTCATCGTGATCGGCCTCGTGGGCGCGCTGCTGCTGATCGCCGGCATCGCGTTCGTGGTCGGGCGCAACCGCTACCGCATCGAGCTCGACCTCGCCTACACCCGCGTGGTGGTGGGGGAGCGCGCGCTCGGGCGCATCGAGATCCACGCCGCCTCGCAGAAGCCGCTGCTGCCGGCCACCATCGAGGTGCCCGTCGGCACGGCGCTCGCCTCGTTCCACCTGCCGCGCATGCAGCCGGGCGACGTGCACGAGGACGTCTTCGCGATCCCCACCAGCCGGCGCACCATCCTGCAGGTGGGGCCCGTGCGGTCGGTGCGCGGCGACCCCGTCGGCCTGCTGCGCCGGCAGGTGAAGTGGACCGATCCGGTCGAGCTGTACGTGCACCCCAAGACCGTGCAGCTGGACGAGAGCGCCCCGGGGCTCATCCGCGACCTCGAGGGCATCACGACGCGCGACCTGACCAACAGCGACATCGCCTTCCACGCGCTGCGCGACTACGTCGCCGGCGACGACCGTCGCTACATCCACTGGAAGTCGTCGGCGCGCACCGGCACGCTGATGGTGCGCCAGTTCGAGCAGACCCGGCGCAGCGTGCTGGCGCTCGGGCTGTCGACCTCGCCGGAGGACTACGGCGACCCGGCAGAGTTCGAGACCGCGATCTCGATCCTCGGATCGCTGGGCGTGCAGGCGGTGCGCGACGAGATGGATGTCGTCGTGCAGACCTCGCGGCGCACGCTGCCGGCCTCGACCGGCAAGCGGCTGCTCGATGCGCTCTCCGGCGTCGAGTGGTCGCCCCGCGACGATCGACTGCTCGACCTCGCCGCGACGATCGCGCGCGAGCACGCGGGGGCCTCCGTCATCATGCTGCACGCGGGCGCGGGGGTGGAGCCGACGCTCGTGCGGCGCGCGCGCACGCTGCTGCCGTCGCAGGCGCGCGTGATCGTGTTCACGGTGGGCAAGGGCGCCAAGCCGCGGCTGCAGCCCATGGGCGACACCATGCTCGCCACCGTCGGCAGCGTGAGCGACCTGCCGCGCGTGATGCGGGGGGTGGCGCTGCAGTGA
- a CDS encoding MoxR family ATPase, with product MSASMTREQADWFAQTFTRLVDNVGTVVLGKDDVIRLAFTAMLSEGHLLLEDAPGTGKTQLAKSMAATVQGTNHRIQFTPDLLPSDVTGVTVYDQKTQTFEFHKGPIFASIVLADEINRASPKTQSALLEVMEEGRVTVDGTAYEVGRPFMVIATQNPIEQAGTYRLPEAQLDRFLMKTSIGYPGREQTVRILAGASIRNASASVQPVITTGAIAEMIDLAATVHVDESVLDYVARLSEHTRESKDTRLGVSVRGAMALMRAVKVWAAAKGRAFVLPDDVKELAQFVWAHRIVLDPEAEFSGVTGDRIIDRAIADVAAPQDRQRAA from the coding sequence ATGAGCGCATCCATGACCCGTGAGCAGGCGGACTGGTTCGCCCAGACCTTCACCCGCCTGGTCGACAACGTCGGCACCGTCGTGCTCGGCAAGGACGACGTCATCCGGCTCGCGTTCACCGCGATGCTCTCGGAGGGGCACCTGCTGCTCGAGGATGCGCCCGGCACCGGCAAGACGCAGCTCGCGAAGTCGATGGCGGCGACCGTGCAGGGCACCAACCACCGCATCCAGTTCACGCCCGACCTGCTGCCCTCCGACGTCACGGGCGTCACGGTCTACGACCAGAAGACCCAGACCTTCGAGTTCCACAAGGGGCCCATCTTCGCCTCCATCGTGCTCGCCGACGAGATCAACCGTGCGAGCCCGAAGACGCAATCGGCGCTGCTCGAGGTGATGGAGGAGGGCCGCGTGACCGTCGACGGCACGGCGTACGAGGTCGGGCGCCCGTTCATGGTCATCGCGACCCAGAATCCCATCGAGCAGGCCGGCACCTACCGGCTGCCGGAGGCGCAGCTCGACCGCTTCCTGATGAAGACGTCGATCGGCTACCCGGGTCGCGAGCAGACGGTGCGGATCCTCGCGGGTGCCTCGATCCGCAACGCCTCCGCCAGCGTGCAGCCGGTGATCACCACCGGCGCCATCGCAGAAATGATCGACCTCGCCGCGACCGTCCACGTCGACGAGTCGGTGCTCGACTACGTCGCCCGGCTCTCGGAGCACACGCGCGAGTCGAAGGACACGCGTCTGGGCGTCTCGGTGCGCGGAGCCATGGCGCTCATGCGCGCCGTCAAGGTGTGGGCAGCGGCAAAGGGTCGCGCGTTCGTGCTGCCCGACGACGTCAAGGAGCTCGCGCAGTTCGTCTGGGCCCACCGCATCGTGCTCGACCCGGAGGCGGAGTTCTCCGGCGTCACCGGCGACCGCATCATCGACCGAGCGATCGCCGATGTCGCTGCGCCGCAGGACCGGCAGCGCGCTGCATGA